A stretch of Haloprofundus halophilus DNA encodes these proteins:
- a CDS encoding tyrosine-type recombinase/integrase, producing MASESTGTGEETDDPIGYFLQDMVYHGKSERTRTEYERVLRRFESFLADPDRNPAGRSVVPADATHRDCMAWVHSLRGTVASSTVAIYAAYLHRFYGYMTQVGVFDSNPMTLVTEEMDESIEKDPTRRDIDVPTMRAFVADVRHPLHHALVGTFLKTGIRVGELCNLDLRDVSLEDSELTNAYDLGGRPQLDARPNSIFVSSSPTVGERHNGEVRSASNKRKRDTVIPVDDELSRLLKSWLAIRPDSVSPADPLFVGTSEGWGERLTPNAVHNIVTTYASEAGWYRSGGGATENVTPHYFRHFFTTHLRDRTGDRGIVKYLRGDVATDIIDTYTHNWGGQVRETYESNIYSIL from the coding sequence ATGGCGAGTGAGTCGACCGGAACGGGCGAAGAAACCGACGACCCCATCGGTTACTTCCTCCAGGACATGGTGTACCACGGCAAGTCCGAACGAACGAGAACCGAGTACGAACGGGTGCTGCGTCGGTTCGAATCGTTCCTCGCCGACCCGGACCGGAATCCGGCGGGCCGGTCGGTCGTCCCCGCCGACGCCACCCACCGCGACTGCATGGCGTGGGTCCACTCGCTTCGCGGCACCGTCGCGTCGAGTACGGTCGCCATCTACGCCGCGTACCTCCACAGATTCTACGGTTACATGACGCAGGTCGGCGTCTTCGACTCCAACCCGATGACGCTCGTCACCGAGGAGATGGACGAGTCCATCGAGAAAGACCCGACCCGCCGCGACATCGACGTCCCGACGATGCGGGCGTTCGTCGCCGACGTTCGACATCCGCTCCACCACGCGCTCGTCGGGACGTTTCTCAAAACCGGCATCCGAGTGGGCGAGCTCTGTAACCTCGACCTCCGGGACGTGTCGCTCGAGGACTCGGAGCTGACGAACGCTTACGACCTCGGCGGACGACCCCAACTGGACGCCCGCCCGAACTCGATTTTCGTCTCTTCGAGTCCGACGGTCGGCGAACGACACAACGGCGAGGTCCGGTCGGCGTCGAACAAGCGGAAACGCGACACCGTGATACCGGTCGACGACGAACTCTCTCGGCTCCTGAAATCGTGGCTGGCGATCCGTCCCGACTCCGTCTCACCCGCCGACCCGCTGTTCGTGGGGACGAGCGAGGGATGGGGTGAACGACTCACGCCGAACGCCGTCCACAATATCGTCACCACGTACGCGAGCGAGGCGGGGTGGTACCGCTCCGGGGGCGGTGCGACCGAGAACGTCACGCCGCACTACTTCCGGCACTTCTTCACCACCCATCTCCGGGACCGGACCGGCGACCGGGGTATCGTCAAGTATCTTCGCGGCGACGTCGCAACCGACATCATCGATACGTACACCCACAACTGGGGGGGACAGGTTCGGGAGACGTACGAGTCGAACATCTACTCGATACTCTGA